The following coding sequences lie in one Metopolophium dirhodum isolate CAU chromosome 5, ASM1992520v1, whole genome shotgun sequence genomic window:
- the LOC132945213 gene encoding cuticle protein 16.5-like, which translates to MNTYDFCTLCLAQTLAAVAVFASAMMTASAKPTELVPAAAIAPVAVATPYASSFTSHSVAHSVATPVVPAAPYVAAAPYAAAPYVASPYAAAPYVAAAPYVASPYAASPYGASPYGYYPYAAPAYL; encoded by the coding sequence ATGAACACTTATGATTTTTGTACTTTGTGTTTGGCGCAGACATTAGCCGCCGTTGCAGTTTTCGCGTCCGCCATGATGACCGCTTCTGCCAAACCAACTGAACTCGTGCCCGCCGCCGCCATCGCTCCAGTGGCCGTTGCTACGCCATACGCTAGCTCGTTCACGTCACACAGCGTGGCCCACAGCGTAGCCACCCCGGTCGTACCGGCCGCTCCGTACGTGGCCGCCGCTCCATACGCCGCGGCACCATACGTCGCTTCGCCTTACGCGGCCGCACCTTACGTCGCCGCGGCTCCTTACGTGGCCTCTCCTTACGCCGCGTCGCCATACGGGGCCTCTCCTTACGGTTACTACCCGTACGCCGCTCCGGCTTACCTGTAA